A region of Paraburkholderia sp. BL23I1N1 DNA encodes the following proteins:
- a CDS encoding DUF3005 domain-containing protein encodes MNSDINKPADAGKQPRAVGPRTAELHNDRTHDSTVDTDGKNLEAARIAGHSPISPDEITTSNATLINSVPEAHDGMAGFDSRVGGNHLLLALEPGYTVIDKGMVEPEGVDSTEDLFDDPRSIRSRRERGRIHYAVNHLRPTRIIELHRAK; translated from the coding sequence ATGAACAGCGATATCAACAAGCCGGCAGACGCCGGCAAACAACCGCGCGCCGTCGGCCCGCGCACGGCGGAACTGCACAACGACCGCACCCATGACAGCACGGTCGACACCGACGGCAAGAATCTCGAAGCCGCCCGCATCGCCGGTCACAGCCCGATCTCGCCCGACGAAATCACGACGAGCAACGCGACCCTCATCAACAGCGTGCCCGAGGCGCACGACGGCATGGCCGGCTTCGACAGCCGGGTTGGCGGCAATCATCTGCTGCTGGCGCTCGAACCGGGCTACACAGTCATCGACAAAGGCATGGTCGAGCCGGAAGGCGTCGATTCAACGGAGGATCTGTTCGACGACCCGCGCTCGATCCGCAGCCGTCGCGAACGCGGTCGTATTCATTACGCTGTTAATCATTTGCGGCCCACTCGCATAATCGAATTACATCGGGCGAAATAA
- the araD gene encoding L-arabinonate dehydratase, producing the protein MTTRKRPEELRSHRWYGVNDMRSFGHRSRTAQMGYNREEYAGKPVIAMLNTWSEINACHTHFKQRVEEVRRGIWQAGGFPVELPVQTLSEPFQKPTTMLYRNFLAMEAEETLRSYPADGVVLMGGCDKTTPALLMGAISMDLPAIFLPAGPMLRGNWNGVTLGSGSDVWKYWADLRAETITEADWRGVEGGIARSPGHCMTMGTASTMTSAAEALGFTLPGFASIPAADSRHAQMAAKTGMRIVEMVWEDLKPSDLITAGSIDNAVTTCLALSGSTNAIVHMIALARRAGIELTLDRYDDISRRTPVLANIRPTGAYLMEDFFYAGGLPAMLAELGDLIDRSQKTVNGRTLGENLEGATIFNDEVIRRRSAPLLPDNGLAVLRGNLAPDGAVIKPGAAEPQLLVHTGRAVVFKDYNDMAARIDDEALDIDENCVIVLQHAGPVGAPGMPEWGQLPIPRKLLHKGVRDMVRISDARMSGTSYGACVLHVAPESFVGGPLALVQSGDLIELDVPRRKLNMLVPEEELARRKAAWVKPEPRFTRGYGALHQVHVLQADKGCDFDFLQRGGARPDATAEPEIH; encoded by the coding sequence TTGACGACAAGAAAGAGACCTGAAGAACTGCGCAGCCACCGCTGGTACGGCGTGAACGATATGCGCTCGTTCGGCCACCGCTCGCGCACCGCGCAAATGGGCTATAACCGCGAGGAATACGCGGGCAAACCGGTGATCGCGATGCTCAACACATGGAGCGAGATCAATGCTTGCCATACGCATTTCAAGCAACGAGTCGAGGAAGTAAGACGCGGTATCTGGCAGGCAGGCGGCTTTCCGGTCGAACTGCCCGTACAGACGCTCTCCGAGCCGTTCCAGAAGCCCACCACGATGCTCTATCGCAACTTCCTCGCGATGGAAGCCGAGGAGACGCTGCGCTCGTATCCCGCCGATGGCGTCGTGCTGATGGGCGGTTGCGACAAGACCACGCCCGCCTTGCTGATGGGCGCGATCTCGATGGACCTGCCGGCGATCTTTCTGCCCGCCGGGCCGATGCTGCGCGGCAACTGGAACGGCGTCACGCTCGGCTCCGGATCGGACGTCTGGAAGTACTGGGCCGACCTGCGCGCGGAGACCATCACGGAAGCGGACTGGCGAGGCGTTGAAGGCGGCATTGCGCGCTCGCCGGGCCACTGCATGACGATGGGCACCGCGTCGACCATGACGAGCGCGGCCGAAGCGCTCGGCTTTACGCTGCCAGGTTTTGCCTCCATTCCCGCAGCGGATTCGCGGCACGCGCAGATGGCCGCGAAAACCGGCATGCGTATCGTCGAGATGGTGTGGGAAGACCTGAAGCCCTCCGATCTCATCACCGCCGGCTCGATCGACAACGCCGTGACCACCTGTCTCGCGCTGTCCGGTTCTACCAATGCCATCGTGCACATGATCGCGCTCGCGCGCCGCGCCGGCATCGAACTGACGCTCGATCGCTACGACGACATCTCGCGCCGCACGCCGGTGCTGGCGAACATTCGTCCGACCGGCGCGTATCTGATGGAGGACTTTTTCTATGCGGGCGGTTTGCCGGCCATGCTCGCCGAACTGGGCGACCTGATCGACCGTTCGCAGAAAACCGTGAACGGCCGCACGCTCGGCGAGAACCTCGAAGGCGCGACGATTTTCAACGACGAGGTAATCCGCCGCCGCAGCGCGCCGCTCCTGCCCGATAACGGCCTCGCGGTGCTGCGCGGCAATCTCGCGCCCGACGGCGCCGTGATCAAACCCGGCGCGGCGGAGCCGCAACTGCTCGTCCATACCGGCCGCGCGGTGGTGTTCAAGGACTACAACGACATGGCCGCGCGTATCGACGACGAAGCGCTCGACATCGACGAAAACTGTGTGATCGTGCTTCAGCATGCGGGGCCGGTGGGTGCGCCGGGAATGCCTGAGTGGGGGCAACTGCCGATCCCGCGGAAGTTACTGCACAAGGGCGTGCGCGACATGGTGCGTATATCGGATGCACGGATGAGCGGGACGAGTTACGGCGCATGCGTGTTGCACGTCGCGCCGGAGTCGTTTGTCGGCGGCCCGCTAGCGCTGGTGCAAAGCGGCGATCTGATCGAACTGGACGTGCCGCGGCGCAAGCTCAACATGCTCGTGCCGGAAGAGGAACTGGCGCGTCGCAAGGCCGCCTGGGTCAAGCCCGAGCCGCGTTTTACGCGCGGCTATGGCGCCTTGCATCAGGTGCATGTGCTGCAGGCGGATAAAGGTTGCGACTTCGATTTCCTGCAGCGCGGCGGCGCTCGACCGGACGCAACCGCCGAGCCGGAAATTCACTGA
- a CDS encoding short chain dehydrogenase yields the protein MKKIVVIGATGTVGRAVSEALKARHEVIEVGATRGQYRVDSTDPASIERLFGEIGKVDGVVTATGKLHFGPLPEMSAEQFWVGLRDKLMGQINMVLGAQRYVNDGGSFTLTSGIVGDEPIREGANATTVNLALEGFVRGAAIELPRGIRINVVSPTVLTEALDAYAPYFRGFEPVSAERAAQAYLRSVEGAQTGRVYRVGY from the coding sequence ATGAAAAAGATCGTCGTGATCGGCGCAACCGGCACGGTCGGCCGGGCAGTGAGCGAAGCCTTGAAAGCGCGCCATGAAGTTATCGAAGTGGGCGCGACGCGCGGCCAGTATCGCGTCGACAGCACCGACCCGGCTAGCATCGAGCGCCTCTTTGGCGAGATCGGCAAGGTGGACGGTGTCGTCACCGCCACCGGCAAGCTGCATTTCGGACCGCTGCCGGAGATGAGCGCCGAGCAATTCTGGGTCGGCCTGCGCGACAAGCTGATGGGTCAGATCAACATGGTGCTGGGCGCCCAGCGGTACGTGAATGACGGTGGCTCGTTCACGCTGACGAGCGGCATTGTCGGCGACGAACCGATTCGCGAGGGCGCGAATGCAACCACCGTCAACCTGGCCCTGGAAGGTTTCGTGCGTGGCGCCGCGATCGAATTGCCGCGCGGCATCCGCATCAACGTGGTGAGCCCGACCGTGCTGACCGAAGCGCTCGACGCCTATGCCCCCTACTTCCGAGGCTTCGAGCCAGTGAGCGCCGAACGTGCGGCGCAGGCCTACCTGCGCAGCGTGGAAGGCGCGCAAACGGGCCGGGTGTATCGCGTAGGGTATTGA
- a CDS encoding IS4 family transposase, whose product MARTEATLPGGARLADYLAVGYLALNCSLGQVKEALTKCGVQTRVRRDMPREVLVYFVMAMCLYPRVAYEEVFRLVIEGLRRIYGDQVRDAQVSKAAISQGRARLGWQVMRELFARQAAQHPRTAGGDYAGYRVMSVDGSTLDVPDEKANAQAFGYAQGGRGEAAYPQIRFVALAECATHALCEVQMGGVCEHSEQALTRQLFPAFSDDMLVLADRLFYGYDMWRDAVATGAKLLWRVKSNLRLPCEVPLADGSYLSTVYASDTDRRHQRNGMQVRVIEYCLEGVPDAEPQYRLITNLLDAAVAPAIELAALYHRRWKIEEMFDEIKTHLCDGKKVLRSKTPDLVRQEFYALMLTHAAIRRLMYEAAQDSGQHPEDLSFVHAVRVLNRRLPEAAAVPP is encoded by the coding sequence ATGGCAAGAACGGAAGCAACGCTGCCAGGCGGGGCGCGGCTCGCGGACTATCTGGCGGTGGGGTATCTGGCGCTGAACTGCTCCCTGGGACAGGTCAAGGAGGCGCTCACGAAGTGCGGCGTGCAGACGCGCGTGCGCCGCGACATGCCGCGTGAAGTGCTGGTGTATTTCGTGATGGCGATGTGCCTTTATCCGCGCGTGGCCTATGAGGAAGTGTTTCGTCTGGTGATCGAGGGACTGCGGCGCATCTACGGCGACCAGGTACGCGACGCGCAGGTCAGCAAGGCGGCGATCTCGCAGGGTCGCGCACGCCTGGGATGGCAGGTGATGCGCGAGCTGTTCGCCCGGCAGGCGGCGCAACACCCACGAACCGCAGGCGGCGACTATGCGGGCTATCGGGTCATGAGCGTGGACGGCTCCACGCTGGATGTGCCCGATGAGAAGGCCAATGCGCAAGCGTTCGGATATGCGCAGGGAGGGCGCGGTGAGGCCGCGTATCCGCAGATTCGCTTCGTAGCGCTGGCCGAATGTGCGACGCACGCGCTGTGTGAGGTCCAGATGGGCGGGGTATGCGAGCACAGCGAACAGGCGCTCACACGCCAGCTGTTTCCGGCATTCTCGGACGACATGCTGGTGCTGGCCGATCGCCTGTTCTATGGCTATGACATGTGGCGCGACGCGGTGGCCACCGGAGCGAAGCTGCTGTGGCGCGTGAAGTCGAATTTGCGGCTGCCGTGCGAAGTGCCGCTGGCAGATGGTTCGTACCTGAGCACTGTCTATGCCAGTGACACCGACAGGCGACACCAGCGCAACGGCATGCAGGTGCGGGTCATCGAGTATTGCCTGGAAGGTGTGCCTGATGCCGAGCCGCAGTATCGCCTGATCACCAATCTGCTGGACGCAGCGGTGGCGCCTGCCATAGAACTCGCGGCGCTGTACCACCGGCGCTGGAAAATAGAAGAGATGTTTGACGAGATCAAGACACATCTGTGCGACGGCAAGAAGGTGCTGCGTAGCAAGACGCCTGATCTGGTCCGTCAGGAGTTCTATGCGTTAATGCTTACCCACGCGGCGATCCGTCGACTGATGTATGAGGCTGCCCAGGACAGCGGGCAGCACCCGGAAGACTTATCGTTCGTTCATGCCGTACGCGTGTTGAACCGACGCCTGCCCGAGGCGGCGGCCGTTCCCCCCTGA
- a CDS encoding ABC transporter permease gives MASDHRATRPSWSASTSNENNDGARQPSKRVKQRASVAGRIWLVLVWGAMVFFLVNVVLLIATVAVNSVATRWFGTLLPQGFTLHWYVQAWSDFQLASVLWVTVEVVGAVVLLSVVLGVPAAYALARVQFPGKRMAMLIFLLPLMVPPVTYGIPMATVMYKVGLAGTLGGVILANLVPALPFVILVMTPFIEQIDPNLEAAARIFGANTFRYFRYVLLPLLVPGMLAAGLLVLVRTIGMFELTFFTAGPATQTLVVALYYAVFSTGVRAPQSIDAMAMIYMAITLIWVLIALQFVSPTQIVSRVKERKR, from the coding sequence ATGGCTAGCGATCACCGCGCCACGCGTCCTTCGTGGTCCGCGTCCACATCGAACGAGAATAACGACGGCGCGCGGCAACCCAGCAAGCGCGTGAAGCAGCGCGCCAGTGTGGCGGGCCGCATCTGGCTCGTACTGGTGTGGGGCGCGATGGTGTTTTTCCTCGTCAACGTGGTGTTGCTGATTGCAACCGTCGCGGTGAATTCGGTGGCGACCCGCTGGTTCGGCACCTTGCTGCCGCAAGGCTTTACGCTGCATTGGTATGTGCAGGCGTGGAGCGATTTCCAGTTGGCGAGCGTGTTGTGGGTCACCGTCGAAGTGGTCGGCGCGGTGGTGCTGTTGTCGGTTGTGCTCGGCGTGCCCGCAGCGTATGCGCTCGCCCGCGTGCAGTTTCCCGGCAAGCGCATGGCGATGCTGATTTTCCTGTTGCCGCTGATGGTGCCGCCCGTGACGTACGGCATCCCGATGGCGACCGTGATGTACAAGGTCGGCCTCGCCGGCACGCTAGGCGGCGTGATTCTTGCGAATCTCGTGCCGGCGCTGCCGTTCGTGATCCTGGTGATGACACCGTTCATCGAACAGATCGATCCCAATCTCGAAGCGGCGGCGCGCATATTTGGCGCGAACACGTTCCGCTATTTCCGCTATGTGCTGCTGCCCTTGCTGGTGCCCGGCATGCTGGCGGCGGGCCTGCTCGTGCTGGTACGCACCATCGGCATGTTCGAGCTGACATTCTTTACGGCGGGGCCCGCGACGCAAACGCTCGTGGTCGCCTTGTACTACGCTGTATTCTCAACCGGCGTGCGCGCACCGCAATCGATCGATGCGATGGCGATGATCTACATGGCGATCACGCTGATCTGGGTGCTGATCGCGCTGCAATTCGTCAGCCCGACGCAGATTGTGTCGCGTGTAAAGGAGCGGAAGCGCTGA
- the epsC gene encoding serine O-acetyltransferase EpsC, giving the protein MPNVPSHNWGLEQIVADLRASREELHRTRHPLGIRELPSREAVIAIVAGLRASLFPTHYGAPDLTDETVDYYVGHTLESTLRLLAEQIRRALRFLPEFGETPDADLKERAFNVAREFGTQLPGIRALLVSDIQAAFTGDPAAQHITEILLCYPGVWAMTHHRLAHALHRLGVPLLARFINEIAHSATGIDIHPGATIGQSFFIDHGTGVVIGETAIIGERVRVYQAVTLGAKSFAADLDGTLVKGNARHPIVEDDVVIYAGATILGRVTIGRGSVIGGNVWLTHSVPPGSSVSQGKIRESERTGTDEGGG; this is encoded by the coding sequence ATGCCTAACGTGCCTTCCCACAACTGGGGTCTCGAACAGATCGTCGCGGACTTGCGTGCGTCGCGTGAGGAGTTGCATCGCACGCGGCATCCGCTCGGCATTCGCGAGTTGCCGTCGCGCGAGGCGGTGATCGCGATTGTTGCCGGCCTGCGCGCGTCGCTGTTTCCCACGCATTACGGCGCCCCCGATCTAACTGACGAAACGGTCGACTACTACGTCGGCCACACGCTCGAAAGCACCTTGCGCTTGCTCGCTGAACAGATACGGCGCGCCTTGCGTTTTCTGCCCGAATTCGGCGAGACACCTGATGCGGATCTGAAGGAGCGCGCGTTCAACGTCGCCCGCGAATTTGGCACTCAGTTGCCTGGCATTCGCGCGTTGCTGGTCAGCGATATTCAGGCCGCGTTCACCGGCGACCCGGCCGCGCAGCACATCACTGAAATTCTGCTGTGTTATCCGGGCGTGTGGGCAATGACGCACCATCGTCTTGCGCACGCGCTGCATCGCCTTGGTGTGCCCTTGCTCGCGCGTTTCATCAATGAGATTGCGCACTCGGCGACCGGCATCGACATTCACCCGGGCGCGACGATTGGGCAGAGCTTCTTCATCGACCATGGCACGGGCGTTGTGATCGGCGAGACCGCGATCATCGGCGAGCGAGTGCGTGTCTACCAGGCCGTGACGCTTGGCGCGAAGAGCTTTGCTGCGGATCTTGACGGTACGCTGGTCAAGGGCAACGCACGGCATCCGATCGTTGAAGACGACGTTGTGATTTATGCCGGCGCGACGATTCTCGGCCGCGTGACGATCGGGCGTGGCTCGGTGATCGGCGGCAATGTGTGGCTCACGCATAGCGTGCCGCCGGGCAGCAGCGTATCGCAAGGCAAGATCCGCGAGAGTGAGCGCACGGGTACGGACGAGGGGGGAGGTTGA
- a CDS encoding AraC family transcriptional regulator: protein MSGLAHASSRGRVHMPRCALAGVEATVAETAHSFPRHSHDRFGVGVIVAGGHRSSSGRGVVEARASDAIMVNPGEVHDGSPLDERGRAWRMLYFEPSMLTDVAVELSGVAAHEIELTQPAVRDPILKVLFERLFAVSVEAQTVPDDLVREEAMLALLGYLIRTHATTHTPSRLTQLLSPIARARARIDDDPSSPLTLADLAADTGMSRFQLLRGFAHEMGLPPHAYRMQRRVMLARQLIAGGATLADAAVTAGFADQSHMTRAFVRLLGITPANYASATRP, encoded by the coding sequence ATGAGCGGGCTGGCTCACGCGTCGTCCCGCGGCCGCGTTCACATGCCTCGTTGCGCGCTTGCTGGCGTCGAAGCGACGGTGGCCGAAACGGCGCATTCATTTCCGCGCCATTCGCACGATCGATTCGGGGTGGGCGTGATCGTTGCAGGCGGGCATCGCTCGTCGAGCGGGCGCGGCGTGGTTGAAGCGCGGGCGAGCGACGCGATCATGGTGAATCCGGGGGAGGTACACGACGGCAGCCCGCTTGACGAGCGCGGACGGGCGTGGCGCATGTTGTATTTCGAGCCGTCGATGCTGACCGACGTCGCCGTCGAGTTGAGTGGTGTGGCTGCGCACGAGATCGAACTGACGCAACCGGCGGTTCGCGATCCGATATTGAAGGTGTTATTCGAGCGCTTATTCGCGGTATCGGTGGAAGCGCAAACCGTGCCGGACGATCTGGTGCGCGAGGAGGCGATGCTCGCGTTGCTTGGCTATCTGATTCGAACGCACGCGACCACGCATACACCATCGCGGTTGACCCAGTTGTTGAGCCCGATTGCACGAGCGAGGGCTCGCATCGACGACGACCCATCGTCACCGCTCACGCTTGCCGATCTTGCTGCCGACACTGGCATGAGCCGCTTCCAGTTATTACGAGGCTTCGCGCACGAGATGGGATTGCCGCCGCATGCATACAGGATGCAGCGCCGGGTGATGCTTGCGAGGCAACTGATCGCGGGAGGCGCGACGTTGGCCGATGCCGCCGTAACAGCGGGGTTCGCCGACCAGAGTCATATGACGCGAGCGTTTGTACGATTGCTGGGAATCACCCCTGCGAACTACGCGTCTGCGACGCGCCCGTAA